The genome window taaaggctttgGTTCTGGCAGCTATCCACTCTCAGTTCACCTTGAACTTTCAAAGACTCTTATATCTAAAACCATTAGGGAGTTAAAGAATCTGTTTTAGTCTTCTTTCCATTTGAAATAGAACACTATCTTAAAACCAGTGTGGTTACGTCTATTCTAATCCTCTGCTTAAAATAAATCTGTATATCTGATGTATGCGTGTCAAGCTTTGCAGTCATTACAAATGTTCCATATTATATGACATTCAACTCATGCACGCATGCAAAGACTGCTCTAGTCTTGCCTGTGAGCACCTAGGAGCTACATTTCTTAAAACTGCACGTTTctcaaatgtgtgtttaaaacttttattataataaatatatatacttatGTATGTACATTATCTGACACAGCAGTCTGTATGTACAAACCCTCTATTCACATGTTGCAATGTATACATTCAACACTGCAAGAAAACCCTGAAAGGGAACGTAAACAGGCTTACAGTGAATGGGTGCATTATTAAAAGACTGTGGATGTTTCTCAGGTCCCCAAGGCTCTCATGGAGAACGTTGTGATCTGATGCAATTACTATCTGTACGATGCAAGCCTACTACGATATACAGATCGTATGGTGTGTTAAAACTGTGCGCGTGGAACTGTGCGGATTTGATCACATCCAACTGGAACAATGGCTCTATTAGTTCCCATAAACTTGACCCAACTCCTCAGATGCCACCATGCACGTTTGAACACGTCAGACTTTTCTGGATTGAATTCATAAATTTAAAGCATCAATCAGCAGAACATCAAGGGGAATACTTAACAGTAGGCTACGTTTACGCATGAGCTTTTCCACTAATCCACTTGGATTATGTGTTGTTGGTTGGCCTATCATCCTGATGGCCAGACACTGTCACGtaatttcatgattttttttccctcttcccaAAAACAGGCTACACGACCccttgacccctttaaaaatacAGTTTACTTAACCTCAAATTGTGCTCGACGTCCATTCTATAGTTCTACATTGTATGCTATCTAGTGCAACTCTTTAACTCCACCGAATAGGCTACATTCACAAATCCGAGAAAGATGAATAACTTCACATGTCCCCAATGTTTTCAGCTCCTCAAACAAAAAACGTTTCTCTCTGTTGTGGAGCTGCTGGCTCTTGTAACCACAGTGACACGCCCCTGGGCAGCCGCGCGGGGTGTCCATCAGGGTGGGCTTTTGGTTATAGACAGTTCAGGACATGTTGATCACCAAATATCCTAGAACCACAGCCACCGTAACGATGACTAAGAATATAACCACAGCGCAGGTCGACGCGAAGCCAGTATCCCTGCtgcctcctccttcttcttctttgggctCCTCTTCGCAGATGGAGATCACACCCACGGAGGAATTCCCCACACTCATGTTGGACTTGAGCTCCGCGCCTGCTTCCTGCTTCGCCTCGACGGCCCACGGCGCCACCTGCACCTTCATCTCCATCTCCTCCATCATCTGGGTCACCTGGGAGATCTCGGCCTGCAGGTCCCGGAGGTCCGCCGTGTCGATGTTGCTGTCCGCCTCGTACTTCATGTTCTGCACGCTCATGGCCCGGGCCGCCACCGCGGTGGTGCTGCCGGTCATCCCCGTCTGGATCAGGTGTCTCGTCGGCACCTTGAGGGGGAAATCCTGCCCTATCTCCAGAGACCTTTTCATGTCCACCTCCAGGAGCTCCATGCTGCTCGAGAACAGCACCCATAGGCGCTCGTACTCGGCCCGGTCCTCTTTGCTGATGCTCTTGTCTTTGAGCAGAGAGGTCAGTTTAGTCCTGTTGGCCACGGCCAGCTCCTGGGCCTTTTTGCGGGTCCTCTTCAGCTCCTCCCGCAGGTTCTGCGAGTCCGAGGTGCTTCCCAGGGCGATGACCAAATGCCTGTAGCAAGCGGTCACTTTGTTCAAAGCATCCAGCATTGTTTTGCACTCATCTTTCCCCATggctgattaaaaaaatatatagggCCTATATTTTATCgccaaaaaatctgaaataatAAACCAAAGAAGGCTCGAAGAGAAATGGCGAGCTGTTAGTGACTGTGCTTCATCCACTGTCCTTAGCTTAGTTTGAACAGGAGCACACCCCCAGCTCTGCAAATCCCTTCAACGCACTAGTCAGAGCAAATGCCTCTCTATCCATGCTCCTTCCTGTCTAAGCAGGCACAGAGAGCGGCTTAGATATTAATGCGTCTGTAAATGGCTTTAGGCTATACCTTCGCGCTTCCCCACTCGAGATCAGACAGCGCCGGAGCACCTCTCCTGCAGGGCGGATGCAGAACGGATGTGAAACAATCCAACCTCTCGTTTCAGGAGATTGAGATCCAGATTCAGCTACAGGTGTCACAGCATCCGCTTTAAACCGCCGTTTGTAGAGTGGACACGGCGCCGTTCTCGTCAGCTGCTTAAAAATAAAGTCCTTTAATTTTCAAAGATGATGCGCGGCTGGGGAAATGGAGATATTCACTGAgagttaaagaaggaaaaaggcTTCAAAGCGTCCATAACGGGCAGCAAACCGAGCCATTGTGTTTAgggtttgttttgtctgtatgGGGAGTTGTCCGCTTCAGCACCCTGTCGATGATGTTTAAATGCCAGTAAGCGCCTTCTGAGGTCACATGTGCGCACTGAACAGAGCCATGCAAGCAGGGAAACAAAGCAGATGCGTTCTCATTGGTTTGGTCACACAGGCGTCTGGTTTAAATGCGTCCTGCCATTGGCTGCTTTGTCCCTGATGTGGGCATTACTGTGATGTCTATAAGCAAAGATGTGAAGTCACAACGCTCTGACCTATCTGCAATTTGTCATCAGGATGCGTTGTCTGCTTCATTTCTGGAGACAAGTTACGCAATTGTTGGTGACTGATATGATATTTAGCATTTtctatgtttattttttcatttaaaaacagtctGTAAGTGCAAATGTGTTCACATTTTTCCAGGTTGATAACTTGAATCACCCTATAGGCTACCTGAAGGTATTACATGTATAGTAGTGTAGTAGATAATGGATAATAACCTGTGTGAGATGTAGGCTATGAATAACAACCCACATATTCTATTCCGCTTCAGACATATACCTGTCTGCACACAGTTTCTGACGGAAGGATGCCAGTTGATGCACACAGTGTTGGATGATATGTTGTATACCTACTTGGCTCCTGTTGTGTTGAGAGGTGAGATGCAGATAAGGCTGTGCGGTGTTTGCCTGGTTTGCTCTTTTTGCATTATTGAGGGGGATGGGGCCGAATGATCCATTGATTGCAGTTTAAGGCTAATGGCATGAGGAACTGCGGGAGAGActtattgttttctttattgtgtatttatttgatcTATTCCTAGTTAGATTAATTTTCGCTCACGCTACTTTCACTCACTTGTTTAAAGGTAATGCAAATCCACCAAATTTGATGCATTATTGCAGATGCACTAACATCTCTAACCCCCTATTTCATGACAAGACCAATTCAGTCTTGCTATATGTGCCTCTCCTCTATTTGTAGTGTAAACTGTGCCATGAGATAGGCTATATTTGATCTGCTGGTAGCTAAGCCTGTGATGTCTGACTAATAACAAATATCTTGGCTGAGTCAGATGGCTTGTTAAGATCTTGGCAAATGGATCTTCTTTCCTTTAAACATGTTTCCATGGCTCTAACCTCTTGGAAAGCACCCTTCAGTCATTTTTCCTCAAGGTATTCAATTTCTGCTAGCGCAGTCATGTTTCTCATGTTGCATTTAAAATTAACCTGTACAGTTTAGCTGTCAGATTACTGCTGATGGATTTCAAAATATGATTTGAATTTCATGGATCTATccaactttaaaaataataataaaagatgaCCTGATGATCTTTGAATGTTTTGTAATCTGATGTACTTCCTCATTacaacccttttttttcttttctttacaagGAAGGTACATTGTCATACATACAGAGTCTCTcagcacacaaaataacatcaaGTTTTTTCAATCCTGAATTAACAAATGCAGAAACACAGTCAAAGTCCATCTGACAAACATAGCCATAGGCCTGTTGACAACTACAAACCCAATAATTTATATCTTTTCAATCTCTTCTTGTTATGGTGTTAAGGTTTACGTGGAACTGTTGACTGCATTGTAGATTACACTTCAAAATTGGCCATggtgtctgtcggtctgtctgtctgtctgtctgtctgtctgtctgtgttcctATAATAAGGGTTCTGATAAATTGGACTGGTAGATTGAAGTGTTAGGATGAGTCAGATACGCTGTGGTCGGAATGCTCTCAGAATTAACACATTATGAAAACTCAATGGGATTTCCTGTGCAGTGGCTCTCTGTACCCCAGAGAGGAGTAACAAGATAGAGAGGAGCTCCAGATGTTACTGCTGTTTTACACAGATGATTGCATTACCCTGACTCGTAAAAAGagtttccaattttttttacatcatttttttaagtttgttttattaaacCCAAAGTaagcaaagacaaagacaatattAATCATGTATTCATGCCAAAACTATACCAATGGgcaaatatgtgtatatatacagtatatttgtatatatatatatatatatatatatatatatatatatatatatataatgtttgcATTATTTTAGAGTGCAACATTCTGCTTGTACTCTTACACCTTTTGTGCTGAATCTAATAGATGATTAAagaacacatacatacacatctaAATGTCAAATTAAGGCCATGGTAACAGTCCACACTGTTGGGTGACATGGCAAGATTTGTGCCTTTTGACATGTCGAGTCTTGCAGAAATCCATCTTTTCCACTGACCATGTTGGccagatgtgtttgtgttcatagCATGAGCCCAAACGCTTGATTAGTGTCACATTTTAAAGGGGTGTTTGCTTTGGGacaaagtgtgtttttgtttacatgtgAGACCCCGCTCACAGAGCAGATGTGGCCAATAACCTTCAACCATGCGGATGCAAATtgtgtcaaaatgtgtttttcttaaaaaaagtaTACTGGATCCTGGCCGTGCCGTGTCAATACCTTAAGCCTGGAATTAAAATGAAAGATGAGGAAAAATAACCCGACGTTCAAGAGGTTAAGATGAAGATGAAACCAAAGGAGATGAAAATAGCTTGGTATAGGACGGTTTATAGATTATACTATAAAAGGATCTACAAATGCTATAATCCAGATTAGAAGGGTTCCTACAGCACCTGGGattagcaataaaaaaatgcCCTCTAATGTATCTTTTAATGGAGGCCGGCGTCTGTCTCTCATGCATTTTCATCATATGGAATCAATGGTTTAGGCGGGA of Etheostoma spectabile isolate EspeVRDwgs_2016 chromosome 1, UIUC_Espe_1.0, whole genome shotgun sequence contains these proteins:
- the LOC116689379 gene encoding regulator of G-protein signaling 9-binding protein, which translates into the protein MGKDECKTMLDALNKVTACYRHLVIALGSTSDSQNLREELKRTRKKAQELAVANRTKLTSLLKDKSISKEDRAEYERLWVLFSSSMELLEVDMKRSLEIGQDFPLKVPTRHLIQTGMTGSTTAVAARAMSVQNMKYEADSNIDTADLRDLQAEISQVTQMMEEMEMKVQVAPWAVEAKQEAGAELKSNMSVGNSSVGVISICEEEPKEEEGGGSRDTGFASTCAVVIFLVIVTVAVVLGYLVINMS